Part of the Rhodothermus bifroesti genome, CACTTCGAAGCGCAACCACGCAACGCGAACAGCGGACCCGCTTTGATGCGTTTTGGGGACGATTGATTGGTGATCGCCGTAAGGCGGCCCGTTTGCTCCGCCTTTATTATGAACGCGTTGAGCAGGCCAACCTACAGTTCACCTCGTTCAAAGAGGGGTGGCGTACCGACCGGGGTATGGTCTATATCCTTTTAGGTCCCCCCTTAGCGGTCGAAACCCGCCCCGACGAACAAGTCTGGTATTATACCTACAACGAGCAAGATCCCCGCTATCGCTTTGTTTTTGAGCGCGTGCACTATGCAGAGGCTACGCCGCTAGTACACTATGTGCTTTGTCGCCAGTCGTATTACTACGACCTATGGCAGCGTGTGCTTGAGCGTTGGCGTAGCGGCCAGGTGCTGTAGCTCAAGCGCCATTGGCTGGAACGTAAAACTGCCGGATAGCTCGGATGGCCGTAGGGTCACCTGAGATCCGCCGAGCCTTTTCTATAATGCAGCGCAATTGTTCTTCGCTAAGGGGCTTGTCGATCGCGCTCACATCGTAAGCAAAACCATAGCGACTGAAGTCGCGGTGGTTGGATTGCAGGTTGCTCGCTCCGGCTTCGTAGATTGCGTCGCTGATGGCTTTTTTTGTACCACGCGCATCGCTGTGCACCACGCTCAGCACCCAGTAGGGCGGTTCCGCTTCGACGCCAATCACCTGGCCCGGACTGAAGACAGTATCCCGAACCGTGCCGTATTTGTTAAATAGCTGGGCTGTGCCGGCTACGTAGGCTGCAATACGTGGTTGCGCTTCTTCGGTTGCGGCACCAATATGTGGCGTGCACACAATCTCAGGAAGGCCCGCATAGGGGTTATGCCAAGCATCCTCTTTGCTACCTGGTTCCTCGGGATAAACATCGACGGCCGCCGCTTGCACATAGCCTTCCCGCACAGCCCGGATAAGATCTTCGGGAGTGTGTACAAAACCACGCGCCACATTGATAAAAATGCGTGGGCTGTTCGGCCCTCGGTCAGCACCAAGCTGCGCAAAATGTTCGTACGTGATTAAGTTGCGATTGGGACGGCCGTGATGATCTTCTGCAGAAACGTGTACGGTTACAAAATCGCCTGCCCGAAAGGCTTCTGTCAGCGTTCGGCAAGATTTCCAGCCAAGCGTTACCCCAACTTCCCGGGCAACCTCTCGGGTGTCGTAAAAATACACTTCCATGCCAAACTTTTCGGCCATCTGGGCAACTTGTTTGCCGATGTTGCCCAATCCAATGATCGAGATGGTTTTGCCTAGTAGCTCGTACCGTTTCTTGTTGTCCTTAGTCCAAATGTGCCGATGGGCCGCTTCGTTTGCCTGAAATACCCGCCGCGCTAGGCAGATCATCTCACCAAAGACCAGCTCGACCACTGAACGTGCATTGCTGATAGGATCGTTCATCACCATAACCCCCTCGCGAGCGCACGCCTCTTTGTCTACCGAGTCGTCCCCAATGCAACATAAGATGACAGCAGCTAGGTTTTCGGAAGCCTGAAGGATCGCTTCGTCTACGATAAAACGACTGCGCTTAAACAGCAAATCATGCTGACCTTCCCGGAGGCGTTGAATGACCACCTCAGGATGCTGGACAACCGAATCCGGCAAACGCTCAGGTTCAATGCCCTGCGCCCGTAGATAATCGTCTAAGCTAGGATCCGGGCTTTCCAAAATGAGGGCTTTCCTAAACTGGCTGTTGAGAAAGCGAACGCCGTCAATTTTGGCCATACAGATTGCAATGCTTTGCTGCAATGATTCCAGAAACGCCGCTTTCAACGCTGGCAAACGTCAAAAGGTGCAGCGCCGATCCAAGAACCCTAAAAGGGTAAACACTTGGGCTTGACCCCAGCAAAGAGGGATACTATTTTTTTGTGAACAGTCGTTCAATCTGTAATGAATTCTTGCACTTGAAACGTACAGATCTACGCGAGGCCATCCTGGAGGCTGCCCAACAGCTGTTGGTTCGTGAAGGCTACGGCAGCCTGACCATGCGGCATATTGCCCAGCGGGCAGGTTGCAGTGTAGGTAGTTTGTATCTCTACTTTGAGCGCAAAGAAGGCCTTCTTTTTGCGCTGCTGGATCGGGCGCAGGAGCGGCTGGCCGAGCGCTTCTTTGCCCCAGAAATTCAGTCTATTACCGATCCTAGGCAACGGCTTCAGGCGCTGGCCCGGGCGTACGTAGACTTTGGACTTACGCATCCTGAGGCCTACGAAGTGCTCTTTATGCTGCATCCGCGCGAGCTGGCTTCGTATCCCGAAGAGCGGCTTGAGCAGGCCTATCGACTGCTGGATCCTATTGTCGAGGCGATTGACACCTATGTGCAGCAGCATCAGCTAGAAATGCCCGACGTGCGGGTAGCTGCAGTAGCTTTCTGGAGCGCCCTGCACGGCATCGTGAGCCTGCTGCTAGCCGGGCGTCTGGCCCGGCTTCGGCTAGAAGTAGACCGAGACGCACTCATCGAACAGGCCATTCGCCAGGCTATGGGCGGCCTATGCCAACGAATGCGTCCTAAAAACAATCGCACCGCATGATTCCGCTTGCCGAGGGCATTTACTATATCGACCTGCACTATCTGGGCACAGATCGGCTCATTGCTTGCGCGGTCGTGGAGACACCGCAAGGGCTGTTGCTGGTCGATCCAGGACCCACAGTAACGGTGCCGCAGCTCAAGGCTGCACTGCACCAAGCCGGTCTCTCGCTGGCGGATGTGCATGCACTCCTCTTGACGCACATCCACCTAGACCACGCTGGGGCAACCGGTGCGATTGTCGCGGAAGCCCCCCATATACAGGTATACGTGCACCCCATCGGTGCCCCACATATGGTCGATCCTAACCGACTGCTAGACAGTGCACGCCGGCTTTATGGTGAACTCATGAATGCGCTTTGGGGAACTGTCCTGCCTGTTCCTCCAAGCCAGGTAAACACGCTTAAGGATGGAGCAAAACTTTGCTTTGGTGGTCGAACCCTCGAAGTCGCCTATACTCCTGGCCATGCCTCGCACCACGTCAGTTTTCTAGATACCCAGACAGGTATTGCTTTTGTTGGCGATACAGCCGGTATGCAGCTTACGGGTACGCGTTGTCTGCTGCCAGTGACGCCACCGCCAGACATTCAGCTTGAGGCCTGGCAGGAAAGCCTAAGGCGCTTGGCCCAATGGCAGCCTAAACAGCTTTTGCTGACGCACTTTGGCCCTTCTGAAATGCCAACAGTCCATCTGCGCGAGATGGCGCAGCGGCTACGTGAAATGGCCGAAGCGGTGCGTGCCGCGTTGGAAGCGGGTGGGGATGAGGCCCAGCAAGCCGAAGCGTTTCATGCGCAGGTTATGGCCGCGCTTCGTGCCTGCGTGCAAGATGAAGCATTGCTAACCCGCTACGAAGGGTTTGGGCAACCACGCGTAAGCTGGCAGGGATTGGCTCGTTATTGGCGCCGCAAACTGCAAACTTCTAAGACTTAGGTGTATGCATTTGCCTACGACGTACCGCAAGCTTGTTGCCCATAAGCTTTCACCTAACTTTCGGGAAGCAACCACGATCGTCGAAGTCCCTTTGCCCCAACCTGGGCCGGGAGAAGTGTTGATTCGGAATCGATTTGCCGGAGTCAACGCTACCGATGTCAATATTACGGCAGGGCGCTATCGTCCAGGACAACTGCCCCCGTTTGAGCTGGGTGCTGAAGCGGTTGGCGAGGTGGTTGCCGTGGGGGAGGGCGTGCAAGAACTGCGCCCGGGGGATCCCGTGGGAACGATCAAGCTCGGTGGGGGCTACAGCGAATTCCAATGCATTCCAGCCCGACATGC contains:
- a CDS encoding NAD(P)-dependent oxidoreductase, coding for MAKIDGVRFLNSQFRKALILESPDPSLDDYLRAQGIEPERLPDSVVQHPEVVIQRLREGQHDLLFKRSRFIVDEAILQASENLAAVILCCIGDDSVDKEACAREGVMVMNDPISNARSVVELVFGEMICLARRVFQANEAAHRHIWTKDNKKRYELLGKTISIIGLGNIGKQVAQMAEKFGMEVYFYDTREVAREVGVTLGWKSCRTLTEAFRAGDFVTVHVSAEDHHGRPNRNLITYEHFAQLGADRGPNSPRIFINVARGFVHTPEDLIRAVREGYVQAAAVDVYPEEPGSKEDAWHNPYAGLPEIVCTPHIGAATEEAQPRIAAYVAGTAQLFNKYGTVRDTVFSPGQVIGVEAEPPYWVLSVVHSDARGTKKAISDAIYEAGASNLQSNHRDFSRYGFAYDVSAIDKPLSEEQLRCIIEKARRISGDPTAIRAIRQFYVPANGA
- a CDS encoding TetR/AcrR family transcriptional regulator, whose amino-acid sequence is MKRTDLREAILEAAQQLLVREGYGSLTMRHIAQRAGCSVGSLYLYFERKEGLLFALLDRAQERLAERFFAPEIQSITDPRQRLQALARAYVDFGLTHPEAYEVLFMLHPRELASYPEERLEQAYRLLDPIVEAIDTYVQQHQLEMPDVRVAAVAFWSALHGIVSLLLAGRLARLRLEVDRDALIEQAIRQAMGGLCQRMRPKNNRTA
- a CDS encoding MBL fold metallo-hydrolase, which encodes MIPLAEGIYYIDLHYLGTDRLIACAVVETPQGLLLVDPGPTVTVPQLKAALHQAGLSLADVHALLLTHIHLDHAGATGAIVAEAPHIQVYVHPIGAPHMVDPNRLLDSARRLYGELMNALWGTVLPVPPSQVNTLKDGAKLCFGGRTLEVAYTPGHASHHVSFLDTQTGIAFVGDTAGMQLTGTRCLLPVTPPPDIQLEAWQESLRRLAQWQPKQLLLTHFGPSEMPTVHLREMAQRLREMAEAVRAALEAGGDEAQQAEAFHAQVMAALRACVQDEALLTRYEGFGQPRVSWQGLARYWRRKLQTSKT